From the Bacillus tuaregi genome, one window contains:
- a CDS encoding magnesium chelatase domain-containing protein has translation MATTLKSFALSGIEGQIVEVETDVLFGPPSVSIVGLGDKAVREAKERIEAAITHTHFIFPQQKIVFNLAALQNLPKLT, from the coding sequence ATGGCAACCACACTTAAAAGCTTCGCTCTATCTGGGATTGAAGGTCAGATTGTTGAAGTCGAGACAGACGTACTTTTCGGACCGCCTTCCGTATCTATCGTTGGTCTTGGCGATAAGGCTGTGAGGGAGGCGAAGGAACGCATAGAGGCAGCCATTACTCATACACATTTTATTTTTCCTCAGCAGAAAATTGTCTTCAACCTTGCCGCTCTACAAAATTTACCTAAACTTACTTAA
- a CDS encoding zinc ribbon domain-containing protein, protein MIQTYLLXRKILQWVASKRGKQYKMVNERNTTKECCVCGHKEKKEPEVRLFICLSCGHTIVRDLNSAINMAKKIQILSGSDWVKKWKLACITYAVRYDLFANHEKPIASVRNSGANKLNPMA, encoded by the coding sequence ATTATTCAAACTTACTTATTANTCCGTAAAATATTACAGTGGGTTGCTTCTAAACGTGGGAAACAATATAAAATGGTAAACGAAAGAAATACAACCAAAGAATGTTGTGTTTGTGGTCATAAAGAAAAGAAAGAACCGGAGGTTCGTTTGTTTATTTGTCTTTCTTGTGGACATACCATTGTTCGTGACTTAAATAGTGCCATTAATATGGCTAAAAAGATACAAATATTGTCTGGCTCGGACTGGGTGAAAAAGTGGAAGCTCGCTTGTATCACCTATGCGGTAAGGTATGATTTGTTCGCAAATCATGAGAAACCGATTGCATCCGTTAGAAATAGCGGTGCAAATAAATTGAATCCTATGGCTTGA
- a CDS encoding recombinase family protein, whose protein sequence is MKIEVINQTEDKTYEQEMVEDILSILTVFSSRLYGSRSHKSKKLKQMVEEVIKE, encoded by the coding sequence GTGAAAATAGAAGTCATTAATCAAACAGAAGACAAAACATATGAACAAGAAATGGTAGAAGATATATTATCCATTTTAACGGTATTTAGTAGTCGGTTATATGGAAGTAGAAGCCATAAGTCAAAAAAATTAAAACAAATGGTGGAAGAAGTTATAAAAGAATAA
- a CDS encoding site-specific integrase encodes MGKRNTSMKYQVKSCLDEIILINKDYRDEKFEEMTGAVLSDTSKKDFKNVKIDSEFKSKKGETLQRKLSEKYIFSIRSAKDTLERCNHFVSWLKVNYPEVKKLRQINENHCIEFLTEKKESCKERTLLSYKNALMKLSHSANVKFGNKSFYTDKVRNFNIKKEGERNGDTKNARQVTRRFYTDNQIERILSNVKGIYKNPILTMAYLGARVHELAGIKKEHITLESNDLAYTEKDKFVNKQNTVYIKGKNGKLSRSVDSIWYGINRTNLRVSRCENRSH; translated from the coding sequence ATGGGGAAAAGAAATACAAGCATGAAATACCAAGTAAAAAGTTGCTTAGATGAAATTATATTAATTAACAAGGATTATAGAGATGAAAAGTTTGAAGAAATGACCGGCGCAGTGCTTAGTGACACCTCAAAAAAAGATTTTAAAAATGTCAAGATTGATAGTGAATTTAAGTCAAAAAAAGGGGAAACATTGCAGCGAAAACTATCGGAAAAATATATTTTTTCCATTCGCTCGGCAAAAGATACTTTAGAACGTTGCAATCATTTTGTAAGTTGGCTAAAAGTAAATTATCCAGAAGTTAAAAAACTTCGTCAAATAAATGAAAATCATTGCATTGAGTTCCTGACAGAAAAGAAAGAGTCTTGCAAAGAACGGACTCTATTAAGTTATAAAAATGCCTTAATGAAATTATCTCATTCTGCAAATGTCAAGTTCGGAAATAAATCATTCTACACTGACAAAGTAAGAAACTTTAATATAAAAAAGGAAGGCGAACGGAACGGAGATACTAAAAACGCTAGACAAGTCACAAGACGTTTTTATACAGATAACCAGATAGAAAGGATTTTATCCAATGTCAAGGGTATATATAAAAATCCAATTTTGACTATGGCATATTTAGGTGCGAGAGTACATGAGTTGGCTGGCATTAAGAAAGAACACATTACATTGGAAAGTAACGATTTAGCATATACAGAAAAAGATAAATTTGTCAACAAACAAAATACTGTGTACATAAAAGGAAAAAACGGCAAATTATCGAGATCGGTTGATTCGATTTGGTATGGAATTAATCGAACAAATTTGCGAGTTTCACGATGTGAAAATAGAAGTCATTAA
- a CDS encoding pentapeptide repeat-containing protein, producing MINDLKSDCKNCFGLCCVALPYGKSSDFPFNKAGGEPCRNLCSNNLCSIHDKLRDKGFRGCVSYECFGAGQHVSQSIYNGKDWREDFEHAEEMFAVFPLVQQLHEMLWYLKQALALKETQSFQSSLQKIYDETFELTVKKPKEILEIDIPSHRSKVNALLIETSRVYRAAMNKKGKKHRIKKDLDYLGANLKGLNLQGEDFRGKLMIATNLSQSDLRRADFIGADLRDADLSGANLTEALFLTQSQINSAIGDIHTKIPSYLDKPSHWCNRNVS from the coding sequence ATGATTAATGATTTAAAATCAGATTGTAAAAATTGCTTTGGGTTGTGCTGTGTAGCATTGCCCTATGGTAAATCGTCAGATTTTCCTTTCAACAAAGCCGGAGGAGAACCTTGCCGAAATCTATGTTCTAATAATTTGTGTTCTATACATGATAAATTAAGGGATAAAGGTTTTCGTGGTTGTGTATCTTACGAGTGCTTTGGTGCTGGTCAGCATGTTTCACAGTCTATTTATAATGGCAAAGACTGGCGTGAGGATTTTGAACACGCTGAAGAAATGTTTGCTGTATTCCCCCTTGTGCAACAACTGCATGAAATGCTTTGGTATCTCAAACAAGCACTGGCTTTGAAGGAAACCCAATCATTTCAATCAAGCCTGCAAAAGATTTATGATGAAACCTTTGAACTAACTGTAAAAAAGCCTAAAGAGATTTTAGAGATAGATATTCCATCACATAGAAGCAAGGTCAACGCTCTACTAATAGAGACTAGCAGAGTGTATAGAGCCGCCATGAATAAAAAAGGTAAAAAGCACAGGATAAAGAAAGATTTAGACTACCTAGGAGCAAATCTAAAAGGGTTAAACTTGCAAGGCGAAGATTTTCGTGGAAAACTAATGATAGCAACAAATTTAAGCCAAAGTGATTTGAGAAGGGCTGATTTTATTGGGGCTGACCTTAGAGACGCAGATTTAAGTGGTGCTAACTTGACAGAGGCTCTCTTTCTTACACAGTCACAAATCAATTCAGCGATTGGGGATATTCATACTAAAATTCCAAGTTATTTAGATAAACCAAGCCATTGGTGTAACCGAAACGTTTCTTAA
- the dprA gene encoding DNA-processing protein DprA yields MDTYWIWFSLLSYIGPVLQKRILKEFESPKDIYHASRAKLESIPKLNKRAVHSIINNRDLEVAKRILEKCDQKGIKLLSFSNHLYPTFAKSAKESPILLYYRGHLKEITHSIGVVGSRRCTAYGRKTAEEIGIHLASQGIPLISGFAKGIDSYTQSSCINHGGYTILFLAGGVDICYPREQEKLYHKTIENGGVFLSQYPPGTTPSPKQFLQRNALISAWSEELIVVEASQKSGALWTADFANKQGKTIYAVPHSIYSPEGKGCNLLLSQGAVPYLGVDGITLSHSVKPTFTPQLFQEEDFILNCLTECPTEISTLAKKLHTTESEVIDKLLLLELEAKVIIRGEMVSRY; encoded by the coding sequence ATGGATACTTACTGGATATGGTTCAGTTTACTTTCATACATAGGTCCAGTATTACAAAAGAGAATATTAAAGGAATTTGAATCACCTAAGGACATCTATCATGCGTCACGTGCTAAGCTGGAAAGTATCCCGAAGTTGAACAAACGTGCAGTTCACTCTATAATAAACAACCGAGATTTAGAAGTTGCCAAAAGAATACTTGAGAAGTGTGATCAAAAGGGCATAAAACTACTATCATTTTCTAATCATCTTTATCCTACATTTGCAAAGTCTGCTAAAGAATCACCTATTTTGCTTTACTACAGAGGGCATTTAAAGGAAATCACACACTCGATTGGCGTTGTTGGTTCAAGACGATGTACAGCATATGGCAGAAAAACTGCTGAGGAAATAGGGATTCATTTGGCTTCACAAGGCATTCCCCTTATAAGTGGATTTGCAAAAGGAATTGACAGCTATACTCAATCCTCCTGTATTAATCATGGAGGTTATACAATCCTTTTCCTTGCCGGCGGTGTCGATATTTGTTATCCGAGAGAGCAGGAAAAGCTCTATCATAAAACAATTGAAAATGGAGGAGTATTCCTCTCCCAATATCCTCCTGGAACAACGCCAAGTCCCAAACAATTCTTGCAAAGAAATGCTCTCATTAGCGCTTGGTCTGAAGAGTTGATTGTTGTGGAAGCCAGTCAAAAAAGCGGTGCCCTCTGGACTGCTGATTTCGCTAATAAGCAAGGAAAAACCATTTATGCTGTTCCACATTCTATCTATTCACCTGAAGGAAAGGGCTGTAATTTACTTCTTTCTCAAGGAGCAGTGCCCTATTTAGGGGTTGATGGCATTACGCTATCCCATTCCGTAAAACCCACTTTTACTCCTCAACTATTTCAAGAAGAAGACTTTATTCTAAATTGCCTTACTGAATGTCCAACTGAAATTTCTACTCTCGCAAAAAAGCTCCATACCACTGAATCCGAGGTAATAGATAAACTCCTTCTGCTAGAGCTAGAAGCCAAAGTAATTATTCGAGGCGAAATGGTCAGTCGTTACTAG
- the pdxR gene encoding MocR-like pyridoxine biosynthesis transcription factor PdxR, which yields MYIKLDKNDKRTLWLQIVDQVIEYITNGQLSPGDPLVPSRQLAQELSISRSTVQIAYEELQSRGYVITSRRGGTRVCDIMPDNDTFPIEQAVPTIPPNPFLEEKKEGVEHWPEVNHKEIAEIDFRLHVPYIDPIFQKSWRRASNVAMKEENVFDWGYSSPYGLFSVREQISRYLAIERGIHVQPNQILLTLGARQTMDIIAQALLQEGDQVSVEDPGFPVAWSSMRYRNMKIEPIPVDNQGICVDQISPHTKMIFTTPSHQFPSGVLMTANRRQELIQFAKQNQTWIIEDDYDGEFRYRGGPMPSLYSQLPTNILYLLSFTKLLAPGIRLAAVIGPEEAISRMAKVQEFVCRHLPIMEQLALGQFFETGDLLRHVRRMRSIYHKRHRDVINTLTLSGLAERFHISGTESGLHVLLEGDEHFDEYKAVNEALKTGVGVFPLSPYCLESPRKGLLLGFAHLESAKIIEGIKRLACVLI from the coding sequence ATGTATATTAAGCTTGATAAAAATGATAAGAGGACACTATGGCTGCAGATTGTTGATCAAGTGATTGAATATATTACAAATGGACAGCTTTCACCTGGGGATCCATTGGTTCCAAGCCGACAGCTGGCACAGGAGCTTTCGATTTCAAGGTCTACGGTGCAAATTGCTTATGAGGAGCTGCAGTCACGCGGATACGTGATTACTTCAAGAAGAGGCGGGACCCGTGTTTGTGATATTATGCCAGATAATGATACCTTCCCAATAGAGCAGGCGGTTCCTACAATTCCACCCAACCCGTTTCTTGAAGAAAAAAAGGAAGGTGTGGAGCACTGGCCTGAAGTGAATCATAAGGAGATAGCAGAAATTGATTTTCGCCTCCATGTACCCTATATTGATCCCATTTTCCAAAAGTCCTGGCGGCGTGCATCCAATGTAGCGATGAAAGAAGAGAATGTATTTGACTGGGGCTATAGCTCCCCCTATGGCTTATTTTCTGTTCGTGAACAAATCAGCCGCTATTTAGCGATTGAAAGAGGTATCCATGTGCAGCCTAATCAAATCCTTCTTACCCTAGGGGCAAGACAAACAATGGATATCATCGCCCAAGCACTGCTTCAGGAAGGGGATCAAGTGTCTGTTGAGGATCCAGGATTTCCAGTAGCCTGGTCATCGATGCGTTACCGTAATATGAAAATTGAACCGATTCCGGTTGATAATCAGGGCATTTGTGTTGACCAAATTTCTCCACATACAAAAATGATTTTTACAACTCCATCCCATCAATTCCCTAGCGGCGTACTGATGACGGCGAACCGCAGGCAAGAATTAATTCAGTTTGCCAAGCAAAATCAAACCTGGATTATTGAAGATGACTATGACGGAGAATTCCGTTATCGCGGTGGTCCAATGCCAAGCTTATATTCTCAATTGCCGACCAATATTTTATACCTATTAAGCTTCACAAAGCTGTTAGCTCCCGGCATCCGCTTAGCAGCTGTCATTGGACCAGAAGAGGCCATCAGCAGGATGGCAAAGGTTCAAGAGTTTGTCTGCCGTCACCTGCCAATTATGGAGCAGCTTGCACTTGGACAATTCTTCGAAACAGGCGACCTTCTTAGACATGTCAGAAGAATGCGCTCGATTTATCATAAGCGCCATCGTGATGTCATAAACACTTTAACATTATCCGGGTTAGCAGAGCGATTTCATATAAGCGGAACTGAATCAGGACTCCATGTACTATTGGAGGGCGACGAACACTTTGATGAATACAAAGCAGTTAACGAGGCATTAAAAACAGGTGTTGGGGTCTTCCCGCTCAGTCCTTATTGTTTAGAAAGCCCACGCAAAGGTTTGCTGCTTGGCTTCGCCCATCTTGAATCCGCTAAGATTATTGAAGGAATTAAGCGACTAGCCTGTGTACTGATTTAA
- a CDS encoding MBL fold metallo-hydrolase yields the protein MNKLNQLSMVKKVTEDIYLLSIPVPFGMKQMNCYLLRGESGFTVIDTGVYSIEGMDIWSRIMDMGVAIEKVVLTHYHVDHLGLAKWFQEKHGVPVYISNIGYREIKRRQKKDYREYVIRLFNQHGNSDHYSPRGSEYDQYIYDFIPNGLFDEGQPIRLGNEMYEAIWTPGHSADHFCFYQQKQQIMIVGDLVLDKISPVVLIESPQDINPLKEYFISFEKVEKLNVSIALPGHGKVIENVNKRMEEIRLGHEHRLEEMITAIKDEAKTSFKVAGEIYGKGKTHKSAPQLMATITRFIYLESIGKVKSQIRDGILFYSLAK from the coding sequence ATGAATAAATTAAATCAGTTATCAATGGTGAAAAAGGTTACAGAGGATATCTATTTATTATCTATACCCGTTCCATTTGGAATGAAGCAGATGAATTGTTATTTACTGCGAGGAGAAAGTGGATTTACGGTAATTGATACGGGTGTGTATTCAATAGAGGGAATGGATATATGGAGCAGAATTATGGATATGGGTGTCGCCATTGAGAAGGTTGTTTTGACCCATTATCATGTGGATCATTTAGGGCTCGCCAAATGGTTTCAGGAAAAGCATGGGGTGCCAGTTTATATTTCGAATATCGGTTACAGGGAAATTAAAAGAAGGCAAAAGAAGGATTATCGAGAATATGTTATACGCTTGTTTAATCAGCATGGAAACTCAGACCATTATTCACCAAGGGGATCAGAATATGATCAGTATATTTATGACTTTATACCGAATGGATTATTCGATGAAGGTCAGCCTATTAGGTTAGGTAATGAAATGTATGAAGCGATCTGGACACCTGGCCACTCTGCAGATCATTTCTGTTTTTATCAGCAGAAGCAACAGATTATGATTGTTGGTGATCTTGTATTAGATAAAATCTCCCCTGTCGTATTAATTGAATCTCCTCAAGATATAAATCCTCTTAAGGAATACTTCATATCATTTGAAAAGGTCGAGAAGCTAAATGTATCCATTGCACTACCTGGCCATGGGAAGGTGATTGAAAATGTAAATAAGCGGATGGAGGAAATTCGCTTAGGGCACGAGCACCGTCTAGAGGAAATGATTACAGCCATAAAAGATGAGGCAAAGACTTCATTTAAAGTTGCAGGGGAAATATATGGAAAGGGAAAGACGCATAAATCTGCTCCCCAATTAATGGCTACGATTACACGATTTATTTATCTTGAGTCAATTGGAAAAGTGAAGTCTCAAATTAGAGATGGGATATTATTCTATAGCTTAGCTAAATAA
- the pdxT gene encoding pyridoxal 5'-phosphate synthase glutaminase subunit PdxT, which yields MISIGILGLQGAVREHVRSVQACGAEAVVVKRVEELEGIDGLIIPGGESTTMRKLIDQYGFMEPLKVFAAKGKPMFGTCAGLILLAKELVGNTESHLGIFDVAVERNSFGRQKDSFEAELHIRGLDEPFVGVFIRAPHIVMAGENVEILAKHEGRIVAAREGQILGCSFHPELTEDHRMTELFMEMVRESITIHEG from the coding sequence ATGATAAGTATAGGAATATTAGGCTTGCAGGGGGCTGTTCGAGAGCATGTACGCTCTGTCCAAGCCTGTGGTGCCGAAGCTGTCGTTGTAAAACGAGTAGAGGAATTAGAAGGGATCGATGGATTGATTATCCCTGGTGGTGAAAGCACAACAATGAGGAAACTAATTGATCAGTATGGTTTTATGGAACCATTAAAGGTGTTTGCGGCAAAGGGAAAACCAATGTTTGGAACCTGTGCCGGTTTGATTCTGCTTGCTAAGGAACTTGTGGGAAATACTGAGTCCCACCTTGGCATATTCGATGTAGCTGTTGAACGTAACTCCTTTGGACGCCAAAAGGATAGCTTTGAGGCAGAGTTGCACATTCGAGGCTTGGACGAGCCCTTTGTTGGTGTGTTCATTCGTGCACCACATATTGTAATGGCAGGGGAAAATGTTGAAATTCTTGCCAAGCATGAGGGTAGGATTGTGGCGGCTCGTGAAGGACAGATTCTTGGCTGTTCCTTTCATCCAGAGCTGACAGAGGATCATCGAATGACAGAATTGTTTATGGAAATGGTTCGAGAATCTATTACCATTCATGAGGGATAA
- the pdxS gene encoding pyridoxal 5'-phosphate synthase lyase subunit PdxS, with protein MITGTDRVKRGMAEMQKGGVIMDVVNAEQAKIAEEAGAVAVMALERVPSDIRAAGGVARMADISIVEEVMNAVSIPVMAKARIGHIVEARVLESLGVDYIDESEVLTPADEEYHLNKKEYTVPFVCGCRDLGEAARRIGEGASMLRTKGEPGTGNIVEAVRHIRKVNAQVRKIVHMSEDELMTEAKFLGAPYEILLQIKEHGKLPVVNFAAGGVATPADAALMMELGADGVFVGSGIFKSENPAKFARAIVEATTHYQDYKLIAELSKGLGAAMKGIEISTLAPENRMQERGW; from the coding sequence ATGATTACAGGTACAGATCGAGTAAAAAGAGGTATGGCGGAAATGCAAAAGGGCGGCGTCATAATGGATGTTGTAAATGCAGAGCAGGCAAAAATTGCGGAGGAAGCCGGTGCCGTTGCAGTTATGGCATTGGAGCGTGTTCCTTCTGATATTCGTGCTGCTGGCGGCGTAGCAAGAATGGCTGATATTTCAATTGTTGAAGAGGTTATGAATGCGGTTAGTATCCCTGTAATGGCCAAAGCTAGAATTGGTCATATTGTGGAAGCTAGAGTACTAGAATCTCTTGGTGTTGATTACATAGATGAAAGTGAAGTTTTAACACCGGCGGATGAAGAATACCATTTAAATAAAAAAGAGTATACCGTTCCATTTGTATGCGGTTGTCGAGATTTAGGTGAAGCGGCCCGTCGTATTGGTGAAGGTGCTTCAATGCTCCGGACAAAAGGTGAGCCAGGAACAGGGAATATCGTTGAAGCTGTCCGTCATATACGCAAGGTTAATGCGCAGGTTCGCAAGATTGTTCATATGAGTGAGGATGAGTTAATGACAGAGGCGAAGTTTCTTGGTGCACCATATGAAATACTGCTACAAATTAAAGAGCATGGCAAGCTACCAGTTGTCAATTTTGCTGCCGGGGGTGTAGCAACACCAGCTGATGCAGCTTTAATGATGGAATTAGGCGCAGACGGGGTATTTGTTGGCTCAGGGATTTTTAAATCTGAAAATCCTGCTAAATTTGCGAGAGCCATTGTAGAAGCTACGACTCATTATCAGGATTATAAGTTAATTGCTGAGTTATCAAAAGGACTTGGTGCTGCTATGAAAGGAATAGAAATCTCGACGCTTGCTCCTGAAAATCGGATGCAGGAACGCGGCTGGTAA
- a CDS encoding TetR/AcrR family transcriptional regulator, with protein MARERKFSKDELYQLTKELLLHHGYEGFSFSLLADHLDVSRGAIYKYYKNKDELITDFMLHEMNQFLVELRKIEQYSGFDAQFDYLLEIILRKTEIHQLIGMSAQIPTEVNENVKRNKLELDKLHLDMYRYLQSFIQLGKDESRLKPHIANGLMLGFIFQSVAIPNHFGIPHSEWVQSIKEIISHGMFVSK; from the coding sequence ATGGCACGCGAGCGAAAGTTTTCTAAAGATGAATTATACCAATTAACAAAAGAGCTTCTTCTACATCATGGTTATGAAGGCTTCTCCTTTAGTCTTCTGGCAGATCATTTAGATGTATCAAGAGGAGCGATTTATAAATACTACAAGAATAAGGATGAATTAATCACTGACTTTATGCTTCATGAAATGAATCAGTTCTTGGTTGAATTAAGAAAAATTGAACAATATTCAGGCTTTGATGCTCAATTTGATTATCTTTTAGAGATTATTTTAAGAAAAACTGAAATACATCAATTGATTGGGATGAGTGCTCAAATTCCAACTGAAGTAAACGAAAATGTTAAAAGGAATAAATTGGAATTAGACAAACTACATCTGGATATGTATAGATACCTGCAAAGCTTTATTCAGCTAGGTAAGGATGAATCCAGGTTAAAGCCTCATATTGCCAATGGATTAATGCTGGGTTTTATCTTTCAATCTGTCGCAATCCCAAATCATTTCGGTATCCCGCACTCAGAATGGGTACAATCAATAAAGGAAATTATTAGTCATGGAATGTTTGTTTCTAAATAA
- a CDS encoding MMPL family transporter has product MKNIIHFITDRVTTKRGMWLTLMIWLVATLLLAIFAPSAKDYEVSSINSIPEDAPSVIAQNKVDQYFSENDGTPGILVFHSDKGEIELAELIPFFTEIEEVEGVEQVVPFTALPPQAMDGFLSEDKQTAAIPLTFDSALESKELRTRLEQIEIIAKDATSLDLYVTGPAGIAVDSLNLFSRADVVLILSTVGLILILLIVIYRSPLLALIPLLGTAFVYEVVYQILGLMGKAGLLMSNQTLSIMTILLFAAVIDYSLFVFSRFREELKAHENKYEAMKFAMRETGMPVFFSGGTVLAAMLVLFFAEFGDYRNFAPTFATTMAIIMLASITLIPALFTLFGRKSFWPKVPYVGDQHVNSHSIWSKIGRFVTVKPGIAAAVIGIILLLSASNLFSLNYEFDTMKSFPDDMPSRMGYEILETEFDKGDLAPTTVLFEGKDILTKEDQDQLISVLSDQDQVNSVRLSGLTEDQKVLNLSLTFKESPYAVETMDALEKMRDNVDKLVTDSSLNGKIYFAGETAKKVDDRSANNRDLIVIVLLETVLIFLLLIVLTKSFRMPIYMMGTILVSFLAALGLGMFLTDLFFDIATISNRVPLYSFVFLVALGIDYNIILISRFQEERLKHSVKKAVEIAVSHTGGVISSAGIILAATFAVLMTQPVELLFVFGFIVAVGILLDTFLIRGILLPALLVLLEKDKIKETKSNLPVEFASGFLSSSLDKQPLKNPRHPPEA; this is encoded by the coding sequence ATGAAAAACATCATTCATTTTATTACTGATCGTGTAACAACCAAAAGGGGAATGTGGCTAACACTGATGATTTGGCTGGTAGCCACCTTATTGTTAGCCATCTTTGCACCAAGCGCAAAGGATTATGAAGTCTCAAGCATTAATTCTATCCCTGAAGATGCACCATCTGTTATTGCACAAAATAAAGTGGATCAATACTTTTCCGAAAATGATGGAACTCCTGGAATACTGGTGTTTCACTCTGACAAAGGAGAAATTGAACTCGCGGAGCTCATTCCTTTCTTTACAGAAATTGAAGAAGTCGAAGGTGTTGAACAGGTTGTACCATTTACAGCCCTTCCTCCTCAAGCAATGGATGGTTTTCTTTCAGAAGACAAACAGACAGCAGCGATCCCACTGACCTTTGACTCCGCTTTAGAGTCGAAGGAATTAAGAACGAGATTAGAGCAGATTGAGATTATAGCAAAGGATGCCACAAGCTTGGATTTATACGTAACCGGTCCTGCAGGAATTGCCGTTGATTCCCTAAATCTTTTTTCACGGGCTGATGTTGTTCTTATTCTATCAACCGTTGGTTTAATCTTGATATTATTAATTGTCATTTACCGTTCACCATTATTAGCGTTAATTCCCCTGCTAGGGACAGCCTTCGTATACGAAGTGGTTTATCAAATTCTTGGTTTAATGGGGAAAGCTGGACTCCTGATGAGTAACCAGACATTATCGATCATGACCATCCTGCTATTTGCAGCTGTGATTGATTACTCCTTGTTTGTTTTCTCGCGTTTCCGTGAAGAATTGAAGGCGCACGAAAACAAGTATGAAGCAATGAAATTTGCAATGCGGGAAACCGGAATGCCTGTTTTCTTTTCGGGAGGAACGGTATTAGCGGCGATGCTCGTTCTGTTCTTTGCTGAATTTGGCGATTATCGTAATTTTGCACCAACCTTTGCCACAACGATGGCTATCATTATGCTAGCATCCATTACGCTGATTCCAGCACTCTTTACACTTTTTGGAAGAAAATCCTTTTGGCCTAAGGTTCCTTATGTGGGCGACCAGCATGTTAATAGCCATTCAATCTGGAGTAAAATCGGCCGGTTTGTCACAGTGAAGCCAGGTATTGCTGCAGCCGTTATCGGTATCATTTTACTGCTATCAGCCAGCAACCTATTCAGTCTAAATTATGAATTCGATACGATGAAGTCATTTCCTGATGATATGCCATCTCGAATGGGATATGAAATTTTAGAAACCGAGTTTGATAAAGGTGATTTAGCTCCGACCACTGTTCTTTTTGAAGGAAAAGACATCCTGACGAAGGAGGACCAGGACCAATTAATCTCTGTGCTGTCAGACCAGGACCAAGTCAACAGCGTCCGATTAAGCGGTCTGACTGAGGATCAAAAGGTTCTCAATCTAAGCCTAACATTTAAGGAAAGTCCTTATGCAGTTGAAACAATGGATGCCTTGGAAAAGATGAGAGACAACGTAGATAAGTTGGTAACTGACAGTAGTTTGAACGGAAAAATCTACTTTGCTGGTGAAACAGCGAAAAAGGTGGATGACCGTTCCGCAAATAACCGAGACCTTATCGTGATTGTCCTGTTGGAAACCGTGTTAATTTTCCTATTACTGATTGTGTTAACAAAATCCTTTAGGATGCCGATTTACATGATGGGTACCATCTTAGTCTCCTTCCTTGCCGCCTTGGGCTTAGGTATGTTTTTAACTGATTTATTCTTTGATATCGCGACTATTTCAAACAGGGTTCCACTGTATTCCTTTGTATTCTTAGTGGCGCTTGGAATCGATTATAATATTATTTTAATATCACGGTTCCAGGAGGAAAGACTTAAGCACTCTGTCAAGAAGGCAGTCGAAATTGCCGTTTCTCACACAGGCGGTGTGATTTCTTCAGCCGGAATTATCTTAGCTGCAACCTTTGCTGTCCTTATGACACAGCCGGTTGAATTATTGTTTGTGTTCGGCTTTATTGTTGCAGTAGGGATTCTTTTAGATACCTTCTTAATTAGAGGCATTTTATTACCCGCCCTTCTCGTTTTACTCGAAAAGGATAAAATTAAGGAAACCAAATCAAATTTGCCCGTCGAATTTGCGTCCGGATTTTTATCGAGCTCGCTCGATAAACAACCTTTAAAAAATCCGAGACATCCGCCGGAGGCTTAA